In Oryza brachyantha chromosome 2, ObraRS2, whole genome shotgun sequence, a single window of DNA contains:
- the LOC102706071 gene encoding ALA-interacting subunit 1, translating to MSSQAAGSSSGGSGDGGAAAPRRSTRKPKYSKFTQQELPACKPILTPKWVISVFVLVGVIFVPIGLVSLMASHKVVEIVDRYDDACVPATNKTDKLAYIQNPTTNKSCSRTLKVPKDMDAPIFVYYQLDNFYQNHRRYVKSRSDTQLRDAKKENDTSTCDPESVLNGTAIVPCGLIAWSTFNDTYAFVHNSSNLRVDKKDISWKSDREHKFGSNVFPKNFQNGPLKGGKSLDPNIPLSKQEDLIVWMRTAALPTFRKLYGRIHTDLKKGDTITVTLENNYNTYSFGGKKKLVLSTSTWLGGKNDFLGLAYLTVGGLCFFLAFAFTLLYLIKPRKLGDNNYLSWNRHPAGR from the exons ATGAGCAGCCAGGCCGCCGGATCGAGCTCCGGTGGatccggcgacggtggcgcggcggcgccaaggAGGAGCACCAGGAAGCCCAAGT ATTCCAAGTTTACTCAGCAGGAGCTCCCAGCTTGCAAGCCAATTCTTACTCCAAAATGG GTCATTTCGGTTTTCGTTCTTGTCGGCGTCATTTTTGTCCCAATTGGTCTTGTTTCGTTGATGGCTTCACACAAG GTTGTTGAGATTGTTGATCGATATGATGATGCATGTGTCCCAGCTACTAATAAAACTGACAAGCTTGCTTACATCCAGAACCCAACAACAAACAAAAGCTGCTCAAGGACTCTAAAG GTCCCAAAAGATATGGATGCACCAATTTTTGTGTATTACCAGCTGGATAATTTCTATCAGAATCATAGGAG ATATGTCAAGAGCCGGAGTGATACACAGCTCAGAGATGCCAAAAAGGAAAACGACACCTCCACTTGTGATCCTGAGAGCGTGCTAAATGGAACGGCAATTGTTCCTTGTGGTTTGATTGCATGGAGCACATTTAATGATACGTATGCCTTCGTTCACAACAGTTCGAACCTTAGAGTGGACAAGAAGGACATTTCTTGGAAGAGTGACAGGGAGCACAAATTCGGGAGTAATGTCTTTCCAAAAAACTTCCAGAATGGTCCTCTTAAAGGTGGAAAATCACTTGATCCAAACATACCG TTGAGTAAACAAGAGGACCTTATCGTTTGGATGAGAACTGCTGCACTTCCAACATTCAGAAAGCTGTATGGTAGGATACACACTGACCTCAAGAAAGGTGACACCATTACGGTGACATTGGAGAACAACTACAACACATATAGCTTTGGTGGCAAAAAGAAGTTGGTACTTTCTACCTCAACATGGCTTGGTGGAAAGAATGATTTTCTTGGTCTAGCATATCTCACTGTTGGTGGACTCTGCTTCTTCCTGGCATTTGCATTCACATTGCTGTACTTGATAAAACCAAG GAAATTGGGTGACAACAACTACTTGTCATGGAACAGACACCCTGCAGGCCGTTGA
- the LOC102706353 gene encoding succinate-semialdehyde dehydrogenase, mitochondrial, with the protein MAMAMATAMRRAAALGARHILAASSTSTPSGVFHCRHMSVGAAMEKVRAAGLLRTQGLIGGKWVDAYDGKTLEVQNPATGEILANVSCMGSKEASDAIASAHSTFYSWSKLTASERSKALRKWHDLIISHKEELALLMTLEQGKPMKEALGEVTYGASFIEFFAEEAKRIYGDIIPPTLSDRRLLVLKQPVGVIGAITPWNFPLAMITRKVGPALACGCTAVVKPSEFTPLTALAAADLALQAGIPAGALNVVMGNAPEIGDALLQSTQVRTITFTGSTAVGKKLMAGSADTVKKVSLELGGNAPCIVFDDADIDVAVKGSLAAKYRNSGQTCVCANRILVQEGIYEKFASAFIKAVQSLKVGNGLEESTTQGPLINEAAVQKVEKFINDATSKGADIMLGGKRHSLGMSFYEPTVVGNVSKDMLLFREEVFGPVAPLVPFKTEEDAIHMANDTNAGLAAYIFTKSMPRSWRVSEALEYGLVGVNEGIISTEVAPFGGVKQSGLGREGSKYGVDEFLELKYICMGNLS; encoded by the exons atggcgatggcgatggccaCGGCGAtgcgacgcgcggcggcgctcggcgcgCGCCacatcctcgccgcctcctccacctccaccccctCCGGCGTCTTCCACTGCCGCCAC ATGAGCGTGGGCGCGGCGATGGAGAAGGTCCGCGCGGCGGGGCTGCTCCGGACGCAGGGCCTCATCGGCGGCAAATGGGTCGACGCGTACGACGGCAAGACCCTCGAG GTGCAAAATCCAGCGACTGGAGAGATTCTTGCCAATGTGTCCTGTATGGGCAGCAAAGAAGCATCTGATGCAATAGCTTCAGCTCACAGTACATTCTATT cTTGGAGCAAACTCACTGCAAGTGAGAGGAGCAAGGCTCTAAggaaatg GCATGATCTAATTATTTCACATAAGGAAGAACTTGCACTTCTCATGACACTGGAGCAAGGGAAACCTATGAAAGAGGCTCTTGGTGAG GTCACATATGGTGCAAGTTTCATAGAATTCTTCGCCGAAGAAGCAAAGCGCATTTATGGTGATATTATCCCCCCAACTCTATCTGATCGCAGATTATTGGTTTTGAAGCAG CCCGTTGGAGTAATTGGAGCTATTACACCATGGAATTTTCCGTTGGCAATGATAACCAGAAAG GTTGGACCAGCATTGGCTTGTGGTTGCACTGCTGTTGTTAAGCCATCAGAGTTCACACCTTTGACAGCACTTGCTGCAGCAGATCTTGCTCTTCAAGCTGGAATACCAGCT GGCGCACTAAATGTAGTGATGGGTAATGCTCCTGAGATAGGTGACGCACTACTCCAGAGTACACAG GTCAGAACAATTACATTCACAGGGTCAACAGCTGTTGGCAAAAAACTGATGGCTGGATCAGCAGATACTGTGAAGAAG GTTTCTTTGGAGCTTGGTGGCAATGCACCTTGCATTGTCTTTGATGATGCAGATATTGATGTTGCTGTTAAAGGCAGC CTTGCTGCCAAGTACCGGAACAGTGGACAGACATGTGTATGTGCAAACAGGATATTGGTGCAAGAAG GCATCTATGAAAAATTTGCAAGTGCATTTATCAAAGCTGTTCAGAGTTTGAAGGTTGGTAATGGGCTTGAAGAGAGTACAACACAG GGTCCTCTGATCAATGAAGCTGCTGTTCAGAAG GTAGAGAAGTTCATAAATGACGCCACTTCGAAG GGAGCAGACATCATGCTTGGTGGTAAAAGGCACAGCCTTGGGATGTCATTTTATGAGCCAACTGTAGTAGGAAACGTCAGCAAAGATATGCTTCTTTTCAG GGAAGAAGTCTTTGGTCCAGTTGCACCTCTTGTACCATTCAAAACTGAGGAAGATGCAATCCATATGGCCAATGATACCAACGCAG GCTTGGCTGCATACATCTTTACAAAGAGCATGCCTCGTTCATGGCGCGTTTCCGAAGCTCTTGAATACGGACTAGTTGGTGTGAATGAGGGAATCATTTCAACAGAG gttGCGCCATTTGGCGGGGTCAAGCAATCTGGCCTTGGGAGAGAAGGATCGAAGTATGGCGTTGATGAGTTTCTAGAG CTCAAGTACATATGCATGGGTAACCTGAGCTGA